From Danio aesculapii chromosome 18, fDanAes4.1, whole genome shotgun sequence, a single genomic window includes:
- the bicra gene encoding BRD4-interacting chromatin-remodeling complex-associated protein isoform X2 encodes MDDEDGRCLLDVICDPQALNDFLHGSETQLDTDDLLDGSGDPSSSFFSSTGGHVPEVPAQVQLSTSEPGLPRVSVDLDFLEDDDILGGSPGGDNGSNGVGTNHEPCDILQQSLAEANITEQSLQEADAELDLSSFGLTGLTQVVQPLPDAGLSGVGIGGATQIFPNQGTPTAPSNPTPDMLGSVLAHPSLQLQQQVMNKAISVQPFVQQVGLGNVTLQPISSLQALPNGSQSGPLGIGQIQVVGQPTVMTINPSGQQILTKTMGGYQLHQPGPEAASAGTQAGLGSSVLSSGGGLVIQGGKATLGSPALNGPAVCLSSTNTNNSATTMATAGGIVGFSNASLGAGIGSQTQPQGQIMQNVIIQRTPTPIQPKPPQGGAIQPKIFKQQQQLPAPHALPNDANKALGVQQIPVSAGQNVTFLTGKPASNVVLSTQAASQGTQFSQALFKQQGPQTSGKPLSVHLLNQQGSIVIPSQTVLQGQNHQFLLPGLQAGGQILTQHPGGHIITSQGPGGQIIANQILTANQNINLGQVLASQGHPGAAHILSGHIQLQPGQMGQPALFQMPVSLAHTQTQSHPVTGHVQTVIQGMPIQNSLSVESLSPAVSLQTLQQSGGVPNNGSSGSTAMTPCQPGEGITVLGGSSDSAAQPAQTQPQPSILTVQTTPPVSVAASVPSSSSPSPTMATSASSMVGLSSQAQHSPGKLLFTSPGSGMILSQESLQMFLHQEQQHQAGKDPPAAVGVPASVIVSGSSSGPAPSGHDNLLAETRQRQSPSPSLGPAHMATVVNKVPSSAHSQTLKIQSASPSQPVVTPTPAPTLSDSPQPAQVSPLTLGQQIQSPHQQSRPPSQPQPPSQAQTPSRSCTPSSLPPLFIIHNQMGGSPQPAPPPQQQQPQQLQVQLQPQVLPQPAALQPDIPPSSCSPKPPQLLPAQFQFQPPVSSSSPAAAVKQQVTVVPGLTAEQQHHLQLVSAQLQTMSSITQPSPQQKQLLEKLHQVQQNILLQAKQQAQAQAQASQQQATNQFNKMPDQPSVQAATSTATGAIQTPVQSLLPQKSVLVKPSTTGANDTQVFSAVSAGATVNPGITTPNLAQAVQAKPGVISSVSGLTLGKAGLQIQVLGAGLSQMPAPPLPAPQTQTSTLKRAFTMEPSKEARMLEQLRKQQGSVLHPDYSSPFRSFEDTLHRLLPYHLYQGTASSPEDYRKVDDEFENVSSQLLKRTQAMLDKYRHLLFEESKRLGPSAEMVMIDRMFIQEEKVALSQDRVLAKEKPEEFVANSCLVDGSAMKLEKVELSSVRTASTVVLAPPTAATPAPATTVAPAPAPTPAPAAAPTPAPAPAPALFPPTKLVIKQGGGGASVSWSTSSTPTPAPVVRPPAEPVAPSASFSRTPSSRPADDDDDVALPQRTSKPPIKTYEARRRIGLKLKIKQEAGFSKVVHNTALDPVHSQSQLTPQTPTPEQPQKVKPHVTLPSTVIRTQTTTSQSTSSSTVTTVTTHTASASSSATSSSGASSSFSTWSSSSPSTSSAQMNGTLEHHEVGGVKRNPASTATPPLTTCRLPLRKTYRENISPRHRPGVPGGGGDTLPILPAGPPVTSSPQPQSSSPQPERTVIASVKLERQGGHGRSHPHAESQSLAAVEDVLYRGIKNAYHHHREFDKDDEDDMEEGGGGGALGRLKGIGSKNREGGRGAFRMDQHAPGPPSPGESSCTRDSSLPAKRCKSDSPDMDNASFSSGSPPPDDSLNEHLQCAIDSILNLQQGPPGHGGSGRGDLGRVHGANLPNQHQTHPSYRQSMPPLSTQPSSTPMSQHSQVGGRGQNGNLVSQTHSR; translated from the exons ATGGATGATGAAGATGGCAGGTGCTTGCTAGATGTAATTTG TGACCCACAAGCACTCAACGATTTTCTTCATGGATCAGAAACACAA CTGGACACTGATGACCTATTGGATGGCTCAGGTGACCCGTCCAGCTCATTCTTCTCCAGCACTGGG GGCCACGTTCCTGAGGTCCCGGCACAGGTTCAGCTGTCGACAAGTGAGCCGGGCCTTCCAAGAGTCAGCGTTGATTTGGACTTCTTGGAGGACGATGACATATTGGGGGGATCGCCGGGAGGAGACAACGGAAGTAATGGTGTTGGTACAAATCATGAGCCCTGTGACATTTTGCAGCAGAGCTTGGCGGAGGCTAACATCACAGAGCAGAGCCTTCAAGAGGCAGATGCTGAGCTTGACCTCAGTTCCTTTGGGCTAACTGGCCTGACGCAGGTGGTTCAACCCCTGCCTGATGCCGGCTTGTCTGGGGTGGGCATTGGAGGTGCAACTCAGATTTTTCCAAACCAAGGCACCCCTACCGCACCCTCAAATCCCACTCCAGATATGCTCGGTTCCGTCCTGGCACATCCAAGTCTGCAGCTTCAACAACAGGTCATGAACAAGGCTATTAGCGTCCAGCCCTTCGTACAACAAGTCGGACTTGGAAATGTAACGCTTCAGCCCATTTCGAGCCTTCAGGCCCTACCGAACGGCAGCCAGTCTGGACCATTGGGCATTGGACAAATTCAAGTGGTGGGCCAACCCACTGTAATGACTATAAATCCATCTGGGCAGCAGATCTTGACGAAAACCATGGGTGGCTACCAACTGCATCAACCTGGGCCTGAGGCAGCAAGTGCTGGAACGCAGGCTGGGCTTGGAAGTTCTGTTTTGAGTTCAGGGGGTGGACTTGTAATTCAAGGGGGCAAGGCCACTCTAGGGTCCCCTGCCTTAAATGGGCCAGCTGTCTGCCTAAGCAGCACAAATACCAACAACAGTGCAACTACAATGGCCACTGCTGGTGGTATAGTGGGTTTTAGTAATGCCTCTTTGGGTGCAGGAATTGGATCTCAAACCCAGCCTCAAGGCCAAATCATGCAGAATGTCATCATCCAGCGAACACCAACGCCAATACAGCCCAAACCTCCTCAAGGGGGTGCCATCCAACCCAAAATCTTCAAGCAACAACAACAGCTTCCTGCCCCACATGCCTTGCCAAATGATGCTAATAAGGCTCTGGGGGTACAGCAGATCCCAGTGTCAGCTGGTCAGAATGTAACGTTCCTCACAGGGAAGCCTGCCTCTAACGTAGTTTTGAGCACACAGGCAGCGTCGCAGGGAACACAGTTTTCTCAAGCGCTCTTTAAACAACAGGGCCCTCAAACATCAGGCAAACCCCTCAGTGTTCACTTGTTAAACCAACAGGGCAGCATTGTCATTCCCTCGCAAACTGTCCTACAGGGCCAAAACCACCAGTTCCTCTTACCAGGGCTTCAAGCAGGAGGCCAGATCCTGACTCAGCATCCTGGTGGACACATCATTACCAGTCAGGGGCCCGGAGGGCAGATAATCGCTAATCAAAtcttgacagccaatcagaacatcaACCTGGGTCAGGTGTTGGCCTCACAGGGCCACCCTGGTGCAGCCCATATTCTCTCTGGACACATTCAGCTCCAGCCTGGTCAGATGGGTCAGCCTGCGCTGTTCCAAATGCCAGTGTCTTTGGCGCATACTCAGACACAGTCCCATCCGGTAACTGGTCATGTACAAACGGTCATTCAAGGCATGCCTATACAGAATTCCCTGTCTGTGGAGAGCCTTAGCCCAGCCGTCAGTTTACAGACATTGCAGCAGTCTGGCGGCGTCCCTAATAATGGTAGCAGCGGATCGACGGCCATGACGCCGTGCCAGCCAGGAGAGGGTATCACTGTATTGGGCGGCTCTTCTGACTCTGCTGCTCAACCAGCACAGACGCAACCTCAGCCCTCAATTCTCACGGTTCAGACGACACCTCCAGTTTCAGTAGCAGCTTCGGTTCCTTCCTCTTCATCTCCATCCCCAACAATGGCCACGTCTGCATCCTCAATGGTGGGTCTGAGTTCACAGGCCCAGCATAGCCCAGGAAAATTGTTGTTCACGTCACCTGGTTCCGGCATGATCCTGAGCCAGGAGTCTCTTCAAATGTTCCTGCACCAG GAGCAACAGCATCAAGCAGGAAAAGACCCACCTGCCGCTGTGGGTGTACCTGCATCTGTTATCGTCAGCGGCAGCAGTTCTGGTCCCGCCCCTTCAGGCCATGACAACTTGTTAGCTGAGACTCGGCAGAGGCAGAGTCCCAGTCCCTCCCTTGGTCCCGCCCACATGGCAACAGTGGTTAACAAG GTGCCATCGTCAGCACATTCACAGACTTTAAAGATCCAAAGCGCCTCCCCATCTCAGCCTGTGGTCACCCCTACGCCAGCACCCACACTGTCCGACAGCCCTCAACCTGCTCAAGTTTCCCCCCTCACCCTCGGGCAGCAGATCCAGTCTCCCCATCAGCAGTCTCGGCCTCCCTCGCAACCCCAGCCTCCTTCACAGGCACAGACTCCTTCGCGCTCATGCACACCTTCCTCTCTACCGCCTCTCTTCATCATCCACAATCAGATGGGAGGTTCTCCACAGCCGGCTCCTCCACCTCAGCAACAGCAGCCTCAGCAGTTACAAGTGCAGCTCCAGCCTCAAGTTCTTCCTCAGCCTGCTGCTCTGCAGCCAGACATACCTCCTTCCTCGTGCTCCCCGAAGCCTCCGCAGCTGCTTCCCGCACAGTTTCAGTTCCAGCCTCCCGTCTCGAGCTCATCTCCAGCTGCAGCAGTGAAACAGCAGGTGACTGTGGTGCCTGGGCTGACCGCAGAACAGCAGCATCACCTACAGCTGGTCAGTGCGCAGCTGCAGACCATGTCGTCCATCACACAGCCCTCTCCTCAACAAAAGCAGCTCTTGGAAAAACTTCACCAG GTCCAGCAAAACATACTTTTACAGGCTAAGCAGCAAGCTCAGGCACAAGCCCAGGCCTCTCAGCAACAGGCTACAAACCAGTTCAACAAAATGCCAGATCAGCCTTCAGTCCAAGCTGCGACTTCAACGGCCACTGGAGCTATTCAAACGCCAGTCCAGTCTCTTTTGCCGCAGAAGTCTGTGCTTGTCAAGCCTTCTACTACAG GTGCAAATGACACACAAGTGTTTTCTGCGGTGTCTGCTGGGGCTACAGTCAACCCGGGAATCACAACTCCAAACCTTGCACAGGCTGTTCAG GCAAAGCCAGGCGTCATAAGTTCGGTTAGTGGGTTAACGCTGGGCAAAGCAGGTTTGCAGATTCAGGTTTTAGGTGCTGGACTCTCACAAATGCCTGCACCTCCACTACCTGCTCCCCAAACACAG ACATCAACATTAAAAAGGGCCTTTACTATGGAACCAAGCAAAGAAGCTAG GATGCTGGAACAGCTGCGAAAACAGCAAGGCTCAGTTCTCCATCCTGACTACAGCTCCCCTTTCCGCTCTTTTGAGGACACACTTCATCGGCTGCTGCCATACCATCTGTACCAAGGCACAGCTTCATCTCCGGAAGACTATCGTAAAG TGGATGATGAATTTGAGAACGTCTCAAGCCAGCTCTTGAAACGTACACAAGCAATGCTGGATAAATATCGTCACTTGCTTTTCGAGGAATCAAAG AGGCTGGGTCCCTCAGCAGAGATGGTTATGATTGACCGGATGTTCATTCAAGAGGAAAAGGTGGCTCTGAGTCAGGACAGGGTCCTGGCCAAGGAGAAACCAG AGGAATTTGTGGCCAATTCTTGTTTGGTGGACGGCAGTGCAATGAAGCTTGAAAAGGTGGAGCTTAGTTCTGTAAGAACTGCATCAACAGTGGTTTTAGCTCCGCCTACAGCAGCCACGCCTGCTCCTGCCACAACAGTTGCCCCTGCTCCAGCCCCTACGCCTGCTCCAGCTGCTGCCCCGACTCCTGCTCCTGCTCCTGCCCCTGCACTCTTCCCTCCGACGAAACTGGTGATCAAGCAAGGTGGAGGGGGAGCTTCAGTCTCCTGGTCCACCAGCTCCACCCCTACGCCTGCTCCGGTGGTGCGACCGCCTGCTGAGCCAGTCGCACCAAGTGCCTCCTTCAGCCGCACTCCGTCCTCCCGCCCTGCTGACGACGATGATGACGTTGCACTTCCCCAGCGGACCAGCAAACCACCCATAAAGACCTACGAGGCACGTCGGCGAATAGGTTTGAAGCTGAAGATCAAACAAGAGGCAGGGTTTAGTAAGGTGGTTCACAACACTGCATTAGATCCGGTCCATTCCCAATCCCAACTCACACCACAGACGCCCACCCCCGAGCAGCCGCAGAAAGTAAAGCCACACGTAACCCTTCCCTCCACCGTCATTAGAACTCAAACCACAACCTCTCAATCCACCTCTTCTTCCACTGTCACCACAGTAACCACACACACAGCCTCCGCCTCCAGTAGCGCAACGTCCTCGAGCGGGGCTTCGTCTTCATTCTCCACCTGGTCGTCATCGTCTCCTTCTACGTCGTCCGCGCAGATGAACGGCACCCTGGAGCACCATGAGGTAGGTGGGGTCAAACGTAACCCAGCGTCCACAGCAACGCCACCACTAACAACGTGCAGACTCCCCCTGCGAAAGACGTACCGTGAGAACATCAGTCCCCGTCACAGGCCTGGAGTACCAGGAGGTGGTGGAGATACGTTACCCATTCTGCCCGCAGGACCTCCTGTTACCTCTTCACCCCAACCGCAAAGCTCGTCCCCTCAACCCGAACGAACTGTGATAGCCAGTGTGAAACTGGAGCGGCAAGGTGGACACGGGCGATCTCACCCCCATGCCGAGTCACAAAGCCTGGCAGCGGTAGAAGACGTCCTTTATCGGGGAATAAAAAACGCGTACCACCATCATCGGGAGTTTGATAAAGACGATGAGGATGATATGGAGgaaggtggtggtggtggtgcttTGGGGCGATTAAAGGGCATAGGGAGCAAAAACCGAGAAGGGGGACGGGGTGCCTTCAGGATGGATCAGCATGCCCCAGGGCCGCCCTCTCCTGGAGAGTCTTCCTGCACAAGAGACTCGTCACTTCCTGCCAAACGCTGCAAGTCGGACTCTCCGGACATGGACAATGCAAGTTTCTCCAGCGGCAGCCCGCCGCCTGACGACTCGCTAAATGAGCACCTGCAGTGTGCCATAGACAGTATACTAAACCTCCAACAGGGCCCTCCTGGACACGGAGGCTCAGGGAGAGGGGATTTAGGGAGGGTTCATGGGGCAAACCTGCCTAACCAGCACCAAACCCATCCCTCCTACAGACAGTCCATGCCTCCCCTCTCCACACAGCCCTCGTCCACCCCCATGTCCCAGCATTCACAGGTAGGAGGGCGAGGGCAGAATGGAAATCTGGTTTCACAGACGCACAGTAGATAA
- the bicra gene encoding BRD4-interacting chromatin-remodeling complex-associated protein isoform X4 encodes MDDEDGRCLLDVICDPQALNDFLHGSETQLDTDDLLDGSGDPSSSFFSSTGGHVPEVPAQVQLSTSEPGLPRVSVDLDFLEDDDILGGSPGGDNGSNGVGTNHEPCDILQQSLAEANITEQSLQEADAELDLSSFGLTGLTQVVQPLPDAGLSGVGIGGATQIFPNQGTPTAPSNPTPDMLGSVLAHPSLQLQQQVMNKAISVQPFVQQVGLGNVTLQPISSLQALPNGSQSGPLGIGQIQVVGQPTVMTINPSGQQILTKTMGGYQLHQPGPEAASAGTQAGLGSSVLSSGGGLVIQGGKATLGSPALNGPAVCLSSTNTNNSATTMATAGGIVGFSNASLGAGIGSQTQPQGQIMQNVIIQRTPTPIQPKPPQGGAIQPKIFKQQQQLPAPHALPNDANKALGVQQIPVSAGQNVTFLTGKPASNVVLSTQAASQGTQFSQALFKQQGPQTSGKPLSVHLLNQQGSIVIPSQTVLQGQNHQFLLPGLQAGGQILTQHPGGHIITSQGPGGQIIANQILTANQNINLGQVLASQGHPGAAHILSGHIQLQPGQMGQPALFQMPVSLAHTQTQSHPVTGHVQTVIQGMPIQNSLSVESLSPAVSLQTLQQSGGVPNNGSSGSTAMTPCQPGEGITVLGGSSDSAAQPAQTQPQPSILTVQTTPPVSVAASVPSSSSPSPTMATSASSMVGLSSQAQHSPGKLLFTSPGSGMILSQESLQMFLHQVPSSAHSQTLKIQSASPSQPVVTPTPAPTLSDSPQPAQVSPLTLGQQIQSPHQQSRPPSQPQPPSQAQTPSRSCTPSSLPPLFIIHNQMGGSPQPAPPPQQQQPQQLQVQLQPQVLPQPAALQPDIPPSSCSPKPPQLLPAQFQFQPPVSSSSPAAAVKQQVTVVPGLTAEQQHHLQLVSAQLQTMSSITQPSPQQKQLLEKLHQVQQNILLQAKQQAQAQAQASQQQATNQFNKMPDQPSVQAATSTATGAIQTPVQSLLPQKSVLVKPSTTGANDTQVFSAVSAGATVNPGITTPNLAQAVQAKPGVISSVSGLTLGKAGLQIQVLGAGLSQMPAPPLPAPQTQTSTLKRAFTMEPSKEARMLEQLRKQQGSVLHPDYSSPFRSFEDTLHRLLPYHLYQGTASSPEDYRKVDDEFENVSSQLLKRTQAMLDKYRHLLFEESKQRLGPSAEMVMIDRMFIQEEKVALSQDRVLAKEKPEEFVANSCLVDGSAMKLEKVELSSVRTASTVVLAPPTAATPAPATTVAPAPAPTPAPAAAPTPAPAPAPALFPPTKLVIKQGGGGASVSWSTSSTPTPAPVVRPPAEPVAPSASFSRTPSSRPADDDDDVALPQRTSKPPIKTYEARRRIGLKLKIKQEAGFSKVVHNTALDPVHSQSQLTPQTPTPEQPQKVKPHVTLPSTVIRTQTTTSQSTSSSTVTTVTTHTASASSSATSSSGASSSFSTWSSSSPSTSSAQMNGTLEHHEVGGVKRNPASTATPPLTTCRLPLRKTYRENISPRHRPGVPGGGGDTLPILPAGPPVTSSPQPQSSSPQPERTVIASVKLERQGGHGRSHPHAESQSLAAVEDVLYRGIKNAYHHHREFDKDDEDDMEEGGGGGALGRLKGIGSKNREGGRGAFRMDQHAPGPPSPGESSCTRDSSLPAKRCKSDSPDMDNASFSSGSPPPDDSLNEHLQCAIDSILNLQQGPPGHGGSGRGDLGRVHGANLPNQHQTHPSYRQSMPPLSTQPSSTPMSQHSQVGGRGQNGNLVSQTHSR; translated from the exons ATGGATGATGAAGATGGCAGGTGCTTGCTAGATGTAATTTG TGACCCACAAGCACTCAACGATTTTCTTCATGGATCAGAAACACAA CTGGACACTGATGACCTATTGGATGGCTCAGGTGACCCGTCCAGCTCATTCTTCTCCAGCACTGGG GGCCACGTTCCTGAGGTCCCGGCACAGGTTCAGCTGTCGACAAGTGAGCCGGGCCTTCCAAGAGTCAGCGTTGATTTGGACTTCTTGGAGGACGATGACATATTGGGGGGATCGCCGGGAGGAGACAACGGAAGTAATGGTGTTGGTACAAATCATGAGCCCTGTGACATTTTGCAGCAGAGCTTGGCGGAGGCTAACATCACAGAGCAGAGCCTTCAAGAGGCAGATGCTGAGCTTGACCTCAGTTCCTTTGGGCTAACTGGCCTGACGCAGGTGGTTCAACCCCTGCCTGATGCCGGCTTGTCTGGGGTGGGCATTGGAGGTGCAACTCAGATTTTTCCAAACCAAGGCACCCCTACCGCACCCTCAAATCCCACTCCAGATATGCTCGGTTCCGTCCTGGCACATCCAAGTCTGCAGCTTCAACAACAGGTCATGAACAAGGCTATTAGCGTCCAGCCCTTCGTACAACAAGTCGGACTTGGAAATGTAACGCTTCAGCCCATTTCGAGCCTTCAGGCCCTACCGAACGGCAGCCAGTCTGGACCATTGGGCATTGGACAAATTCAAGTGGTGGGCCAACCCACTGTAATGACTATAAATCCATCTGGGCAGCAGATCTTGACGAAAACCATGGGTGGCTACCAACTGCATCAACCTGGGCCTGAGGCAGCAAGTGCTGGAACGCAGGCTGGGCTTGGAAGTTCTGTTTTGAGTTCAGGGGGTGGACTTGTAATTCAAGGGGGCAAGGCCACTCTAGGGTCCCCTGCCTTAAATGGGCCAGCTGTCTGCCTAAGCAGCACAAATACCAACAACAGTGCAACTACAATGGCCACTGCTGGTGGTATAGTGGGTTTTAGTAATGCCTCTTTGGGTGCAGGAATTGGATCTCAAACCCAGCCTCAAGGCCAAATCATGCAGAATGTCATCATCCAGCGAACACCAACGCCAATACAGCCCAAACCTCCTCAAGGGGGTGCCATCCAACCCAAAATCTTCAAGCAACAACAACAGCTTCCTGCCCCACATGCCTTGCCAAATGATGCTAATAAGGCTCTGGGGGTACAGCAGATCCCAGTGTCAGCTGGTCAGAATGTAACGTTCCTCACAGGGAAGCCTGCCTCTAACGTAGTTTTGAGCACACAGGCAGCGTCGCAGGGAACACAGTTTTCTCAAGCGCTCTTTAAACAACAGGGCCCTCAAACATCAGGCAAACCCCTCAGTGTTCACTTGTTAAACCAACAGGGCAGCATTGTCATTCCCTCGCAAACTGTCCTACAGGGCCAAAACCACCAGTTCCTCTTACCAGGGCTTCAAGCAGGAGGCCAGATCCTGACTCAGCATCCTGGTGGACACATCATTACCAGTCAGGGGCCCGGAGGGCAGATAATCGCTAATCAAAtcttgacagccaatcagaacatcaACCTGGGTCAGGTGTTGGCCTCACAGGGCCACCCTGGTGCAGCCCATATTCTCTCTGGACACATTCAGCTCCAGCCTGGTCAGATGGGTCAGCCTGCGCTGTTCCAAATGCCAGTGTCTTTGGCGCATACTCAGACACAGTCCCATCCGGTAACTGGTCATGTACAAACGGTCATTCAAGGCATGCCTATACAGAATTCCCTGTCTGTGGAGAGCCTTAGCCCAGCCGTCAGTTTACAGACATTGCAGCAGTCTGGCGGCGTCCCTAATAATGGTAGCAGCGGATCGACGGCCATGACGCCGTGCCAGCCAGGAGAGGGTATCACTGTATTGGGCGGCTCTTCTGACTCTGCTGCTCAACCAGCACAGACGCAACCTCAGCCCTCAATTCTCACGGTTCAGACGACACCTCCAGTTTCAGTAGCAGCTTCGGTTCCTTCCTCTTCATCTCCATCCCCAACAATGGCCACGTCTGCATCCTCAATGGTGGGTCTGAGTTCACAGGCCCAGCATAGCCCAGGAAAATTGTTGTTCACGTCACCTGGTTCCGGCATGATCCTGAGCCAGGAGTCTCTTCAAATGTTCCTGCACCAG GTGCCATCGTCAGCACATTCACAGACTTTAAAGATCCAAAGCGCCTCCCCATCTCAGCCTGTGGTCACCCCTACGCCAGCACCCACACTGTCCGACAGCCCTCAACCTGCTCAAGTTTCCCCCCTCACCCTCGGGCAGCAGATCCAGTCTCCCCATCAGCAGTCTCGGCCTCCCTCGCAACCCCAGCCTCCTTCACAGGCACAGACTCCTTCGCGCTCATGCACACCTTCCTCTCTACCGCCTCTCTTCATCATCCACAATCAGATGGGAGGTTCTCCACAGCCGGCTCCTCCACCTCAGCAACAGCAGCCTCAGCAGTTACAAGTGCAGCTCCAGCCTCAAGTTCTTCCTCAGCCTGCTGCTCTGCAGCCAGACATACCTCCTTCCTCGTGCTCCCCGAAGCCTCCGCAGCTGCTTCCCGCACAGTTTCAGTTCCAGCCTCCCGTCTCGAGCTCATCTCCAGCTGCAGCAGTGAAACAGCAGGTGACTGTGGTGCCTGGGCTGACCGCAGAACAGCAGCATCACCTACAGCTGGTCAGTGCGCAGCTGCAGACCATGTCGTCCATCACACAGCCCTCTCCTCAACAAAAGCAGCTCTTGGAAAAACTTCACCAG GTCCAGCAAAACATACTTTTACAGGCTAAGCAGCAAGCTCAGGCACAAGCCCAGGCCTCTCAGCAACAGGCTACAAACCAGTTCAACAAAATGCCAGATCAGCCTTCAGTCCAAGCTGCGACTTCAACGGCCACTGGAGCTATTCAAACGCCAGTCCAGTCTCTTTTGCCGCAGAAGTCTGTGCTTGTCAAGCCTTCTACTACAG GTGCAAATGACACACAAGTGTTTTCTGCGGTGTCTGCTGGGGCTACAGTCAACCCGGGAATCACAACTCCAAACCTTGCACAGGCTGTTCAG GCAAAGCCAGGCGTCATAAGTTCGGTTAGTGGGTTAACGCTGGGCAAAGCAGGTTTGCAGATTCAGGTTTTAGGTGCTGGACTCTCACAAATGCCTGCACCTCCACTACCTGCTCCCCAAACACAG ACATCAACATTAAAAAGGGCCTTTACTATGGAACCAAGCAAAGAAGCTAG GATGCTGGAACAGCTGCGAAAACAGCAAGGCTCAGTTCTCCATCCTGACTACAGCTCCCCTTTCCGCTCTTTTGAGGACACACTTCATCGGCTGCTGCCATACCATCTGTACCAAGGCACAGCTTCATCTCCGGAAGACTATCGTAAAG TGGATGATGAATTTGAGAACGTCTCAAGCCAGCTCTTGAAACGTACACAAGCAATGCTGGATAAATATCGTCACTTGCTTTTCGAGGAATCAAAG CAGAGGCTGGGTCCCTCAGCAGAGATGGTTATGATTGACCGGATGTTCATTCAAGAGGAAAAGGTGGCTCTGAGTCAGGACAGGGTCCTGGCCAAGGAGAAACCAG AGGAATTTGTGGCCAATTCTTGTTTGGTGGACGGCAGTGCAATGAAGCTTGAAAAGGTGGAGCTTAGTTCTGTAAGAACTGCATCAACAGTGGTTTTAGCTCCGCCTACAGCAGCCACGCCTGCTCCTGCCACAACAGTTGCCCCTGCTCCAGCCCCTACGCCTGCTCCAGCTGCTGCCCCGACTCCTGCTCCTGCTCCTGCCCCTGCACTCTTCCCTCCGACGAAACTGGTGATCAAGCAAGGTGGAGGGGGAGCTTCAGTCTCCTGGTCCACCAGCTCCACCCCTACGCCTGCTCCGGTGGTGCGACCGCCTGCTGAGCCAGTCGCACCAAGTGCCTCCTTCAGCCGCACTCCGTCCTCCCGCCCTGCTGACGACGATGATGACGTTGCACTTCCCCAGCGGACCAGCAAACCACCCATAAAGACCTACGAGGCACGTCGGCGAATAGGTTTGAAGCTGAAGATCAAACAAGAGGCAGGGTTTAGTAAGGTGGTTCACAACACTGCATTAGATCCGGTCCATTCCCAATCCCAACTCACACCACAGACGCCCACCCCCGAGCAGCCGCAGAAAGTAAAGCCACACGTAACCCTTCCCTCCACCGTCATTAGAACTCAAACCACAACCTCTCAATCCACCTCTTCTTCCACTGTCACCACAGTAACCACACACACAGCCTCCGCCTCCAGTAGCGCAACGTCCTCGAGCGGGGCTTCGTCTTCATTCTCCACCTGGTCGTCATCGTCTCCTTCTACGTCGTCCGCGCAGATGAACGGCACCCTGGAGCACCATGAGGTAGGTGGGGTCAAACGTAACCCAGCGTCCACAGCAACGCCACCACTAACAACGTGCAGACTCCCCCTGCGAAAGACGTACCGTGAGAACATCAGTCCCCGTCACAGGCCTGGAGTACCAGGAGGTGGTGGAGATACGTTACCCATTCTGCCCGCAGGACCTCCTGTTACCTCTTCACCCCAACCGCAAAGCTCGTCCCCTCAACCCGAACGAACTGTGATAGCCAGTGTGAAACTGGAGCGGCAAGGTGGACACGGGCGATCTCACCCCCATGCCGAGTCACAAAGCCTGGCAGCGGTAGAAGACGTCCTTTATCGGGGAATAAAAAACGCGTACCACCATCATCGGGAGTTTGATAAAGACGATGAGGATGATATGGAGgaaggtggtggtggtggtgcttTGGGGCGATTAAAGGGCATAGGGAGCAAAAACCGAGAAGGGGGACGGGGTGCCTTCAGGATGGATCAGCATGCCCCAGGGCCGCCCTCTCCTGGAGAGTCTTCCTGCACAAGAGACTCGTCACTTCCTGCCAAACGCTGCAAGTCGGACTCTCCGGACATGGACAATGCAAGTTTCTCCAGCGGCAGCCCGCCGCCTGACGACTCGCTAAATGAGCACCTGCAGTGTGCCATAGACAGTATACTAAACCTCCAACAGGGCCCTCCTGGACACGGAGGCTCAGGGAGAGGGGATTTAGGGAGGGTTCATGGGGCAAACCTGCCTAACCAGCACCAAACCCATCCCTCCTACAGACAGTCCATGCCTCCCCTCTCCACACAGCCCTCGTCCACCCCCATGTCCCAGCATTCACAGGTAGGAGGGCGAGGGCAGAATGGAAATCTGGTTTCACAGACGCACAGTAGATAA